From one Magnolia sinica isolate HGM2019 chromosome 18, MsV1, whole genome shotgun sequence genomic stretch:
- the LOC131232831 gene encoding probable receptor-like protein kinase At5g24010, with protein MGTNLQNHPNVSLLFLILFLSSLQRLSSSFTPSINHLILCGSTTKATIDGRDFVGDFHDPSPVHLSTDSKISIQDQNPTPDSSLYQTARIFRKTSSYEFDIETNGTHLVRFHFYPFSNPDYNLSSAIFNVSAFGFPLLKDFNVLNKTHVLKEYIIKINSQKLVILFTPLHSSFAFANAIEVFSAPDDLIVDVARLVKPTGIENYNGLLHQVLETVHRINVGGPSLTPFNDSLWRTWIPDEDFLKLKSAAMPAKAGGRINYQQGGPTPEIAPETVYATAQQMNITNSSMADFNITWVFPVDLGSRHFIRLHFCDIVSLALHELYFNVYINDDSAFKDLDLSTLTTQALAAPYYIDFIVDPDNSGLISVSVGPSELRTNSKKNAILNGLEIMKMNGELGFIPKPKSKNRIPLLVGSTVGGFAFICISIVLFFFLCRRKRPEKPKSENKPRESAAWSPVPGFGGSSFSSLTNRTNPSPGPNINLGLKIPFLDILSATDNFNEKSLIGSGGFGNVYKGVVGDGRKVAVKRGMPGSRQGLPEFMTEITVLSKIRHRHLVSLIGYCEEQSEMILVYEFMENGTLKDHLYGSDSPCLSWKQRLEICIGSARGLHYLHTGSSHGIIHRDVKSANILLDENYLAKVADFGLSRAVPCIDQSHVSTNVKGSFGYLDPEYFRRQHLTEKSDVYSFGVVLIEVLCARPAIDISLPRDQVNLAEWAMQFQKKGLIEQIIDPQLVGTINANSLRKFTETAEKCLAEYGVDRPSMGDVLWNLEYALQLQETTMLREPYEDSTTSASGSSLPMVRRTPSSSIKIENESSALTSNESSDTRTSGVFSQLLSSEGR; from the coding sequence ATGGGAACCAATCTCCAAAACCATCCAAACGTCTCTCTTCTCTTCCTAATCctcttcctctcctctcttcaACGCCTCTCATCGTCCTTCACACCTTCAATCAACCACCTCATTCTCTGCGGATCAACCACCAAGGCAACAATCGACGGTCGAGATTTCGTTGGTGATTTCCATGATCCCAGTCCAGTCCACCTCTCCACAGATTCAAAGATCTCAATCCAAGACCAAAACCCAACTCCAGATTCGTCTCTTTACCAAACTGCAAGAATCTTCAGGAAGACTTCTTCCTACGAATTCGACATTGAAACCAACGGCACCCATCTGGTACGATTTCATTTCTACCCTTTCTCCAATCCGGATTACAATCTCAGCTCTGCCATTTTCAATGTTTCCGCTTTTGGATTCCCTCTGTTGAAAGATTTCAATGTCCTGAACAAAACCCATGTCTTAAAAGAGTACATAATCAAGATCAACAGTCAGAAATTGGTGATCTTGTTCACACCTTTGCATTCTTCATTCGCATTCGCTAACGCCATTGAAGTCTTTTCCGCACCTGATGATCTGATCGTCGACGTCGCTCGGTTGGTTAAACCCACCGGAATCGAGAATTACAACGGTCTGTTACATCAAGTGCTAGAGACCGTTCATCGAATCAACGTTGGTGGCCCGTCTCTCACACCATTCAACGACTCTCTGTGGAGGACTTGGATTCCTGATGAGGATTTCCTGAAATTGAAGTCCGCCGCAATGCCAGCCAAAGCTGGCGGGCGAATCAACTACCAACAGGGAGGCCCGACTCCTGAAATCGCGCCGGAAACCGTTTACGCCACCGCCCAACAGATGAATATAACGAATTCATCGATGGCTGATTTCAATATAACTTGGGTTTTTCCTGTAGATCTTGGTTCACGACACTTCATTCGTTTGCATTTCTGCGACATTGTCAGTTTGGCTCTTCACGAGCTGTATTTCAATGTCTATATCAACGATGATTCGGCATTTAAAGATCTCGATCTCTCAACCCTAACCACCCAAGCACTTGCCGCCCCTTACTACATCGACTTCATCGTCGATCCTGACAATTCCGGTCTTATCAGTGTAAGTGTCGGGCCTTCAGAGCTGAGAACTAATTCGAAGAAAAACGCAATTCTAAATGGATTGGAAATCATGAAGATGAATGGTGAATTGGGTTTCATTCCAAAGCCCAAGTCGAAGAATCGTATCCCTCTCCTGGTCGGATCGACCGTTGGAGGATTTGCTTTCATCTGCATTTCAATTGTTTTGTTCTTCTTCCTATGTCGACGGAAAAGGCCTGAAAAACCCAAATCAGAGAACAAACCTAGAGAGAGTGCGGCATGGTCGCCGGTGCCTGGCTTTGGTGGAAGTTCATTTAGTTCATTGACTAATAGAACCAATCCATCACCTGGCCCAAATATCAATCTTGGGTTGAAGATACCGTTCCTCGATATACTCTCTGCAACGGACAATTTCAATGAGAAATCTCTAATTGGTTCTGGTGGATTTGGTAATGTCTACAAAGgagtggttggtgatggcagGAAAGTCGCTGTGAAAAGAGGCATGCCTGGTTCTAGGCAAGGCCTACCAGAGTTCATGACTGAGATCACGGTCTTGTCTAAAATCCGGCATCGACACCTCGTTTCCTTAATTGGGTATTGCGAAGAACAGTCAGAGATGATTTTGGTCTATGAGTTCATGGAAAATGGGACACTGAAGGATCATTTGTATGGTTCGGATTCTCCCTGTTTGTCTTGGAAACAGAGGCTTGAAATATGTATCGGTTCTGCAAGAGGCCTTCACTACCTTCATACAGGTTCATCACATGGAATCATCCACCGCGATGTTAAATCAGCAAACATCTTGCTCGATGAGAATTACCTGGCGAAGGTGGCTGATTTCGGCCTTTCAAGAGCCGTGCCCTGCATCGATCAATCCCATGTAAGCACCAATGTCAAAGGAAGCTTTGGATATCTTGATCCAGAGTATTTTAGGAGGCAGCATCTGACAGAGAAGTCAGACGTGTATTCATTTGGAGTAGTGCTTATTGAAGTCTTATGTGCAAGGCCAGCCATTGATATCTCACTCCCAAGGGATCAGGTGAACTTAGCTGAGTGGGCCATGCAATTTCAAAAGAAGGGTTTGATCGAGCAGATCATCGATCCTCAGCTTGTGGGTACTATCAATGCTAATTCGCTGAGGAAATTCACGGAAACAGCAGAGAAGTGTTTGGCTGAATATGGCGTTGATAGGCCTTCAATGGGAGATGTTCTGTGGAATTTGGAATATGCATTGCAACTCCAAGAAACAACCATGCTTCGAGAACCGTATGAAGACAGTACTACGTCGGCATCTGGGTCTTCATTGCCGATGGTTCGTCGTACTCCTTCCAGCAGCATCAAAATAGAGAATGAGAGTTCGGCATTGACGAGCAATGAGAGTTCAGATACAAGGACGAGCGGAGTTTTCTCTCAACTGCTTAGTAGTGAAGGAAGATAG